A stretch of the Duncaniella dubosii genome encodes the following:
- a CDS encoding sialate O-acetylesterase, which yields MTRFIALSIISVFSLMTAHAEVRLPRIYSDGMVVQRDRPLSLRGYANPGEEITVKVIKGNKTTVKADAEGHWTASLPALKTGCTYTIEVGDKIISNVAVGDVLLCSGQSNMELPVNRVTDMFAEEIASYKNADIRHFVVPKEFDFATERDDVSPTTWKSVDDDAMNFSALAYFTAKALHEKTGLPVGIINASWGGTPVESWISETALSSFPRAINEKRIYSDDSYRDNIKRLEGENYSRWNAAMWSGDPGLHAEIKWYAPEFDDSSWAQTDLISGTFTDGTVTGDDLHNTWRGTDRWSNDGLNPVNGSHWLRKNVELPASMAGKPGVIRLGCIVDADSVYVNGTFVGTTGYQYPPRIYNIPAGVLHEGTNNVTVRVISQNGNPHFVAEKPYKIIVGNESVSLEGKWRYHLGAQMPQGPGMEFYCYKPSVLYNAMISPVIDYPVAGTVWYQGESNVGRRNEYGALLKTMISNWRKASGDTEMPFYIVELADFLHPSDTGGRKAWAEMRRVQAEVAEETPNATLIRNSDLGEWNDIHPLDKKTLGRRVADAIMK from the coding sequence ATGACCCGATTCATCGCCTTAAGCATAATATCAGTTTTTAGCCTGATGACGGCACACGCCGAAGTCAGACTTCCCCGGATATATTCCGACGGCATGGTCGTGCAACGCGACCGCCCACTGTCTCTGCGAGGATATGCCAATCCCGGTGAGGAAATCACCGTGAAGGTTATCAAAGGCAACAAAACCACAGTCAAGGCTGACGCCGAAGGACATTGGACAGCCTCACTACCGGCGCTAAAGACAGGCTGTACCTATACCATCGAGGTCGGCGACAAAATCATCTCGAATGTTGCCGTAGGCGATGTCCTTTTATGCTCCGGACAGTCCAACATGGAGCTGCCGGTCAACCGTGTGACCGATATGTTTGCCGAGGAAATAGCTTCTTACAAAAATGCAGACATCCGGCATTTTGTCGTTCCAAAGGAATTCGACTTTGCCACCGAGCGCGACGACGTGAGTCCGACCACATGGAAATCTGTCGATGACGATGCAATGAATTTCTCTGCACTCGCCTACTTCACCGCCAAAGCCCTTCACGAAAAAACAGGCTTGCCTGTCGGAATAATCAACGCCTCGTGGGGTGGCACACCGGTTGAATCATGGATAAGTGAAACGGCTCTCTCTTCATTCCCGCGCGCAATCAACGAAAAACGCATATATAGCGACGATTCTTACCGCGACAATATCAAGCGTCTCGAAGGCGAGAACTATTCACGCTGGAATGCCGCGATGTGGTCAGGCGATCCCGGCCTTCATGCTGAAATCAAGTGGTATGCTCCCGAATTCGATGATTCGTCATGGGCGCAGACAGATCTTATCAGCGGAACATTTACAGACGGAACTGTGACCGGCGACGACCTTCACAATACTTGGCGCGGAACAGACCGCTGGAGCAACGACGGCCTTAACCCGGTCAACGGCTCTCACTGGCTGCGCAAGAATGTCGAGCTTCCGGCCTCTATGGCAGGAAAACCGGGCGTAATCCGCTTAGGTTGCATAGTCGATGCCGACTCGGTCTATGTCAACGGTACTTTTGTAGGCACGACAGGCTATCAGTATCCTCCACGCATCTACAACATTCCGGCAGGTGTTCTCCATGAGGGGACAAACAATGTCACCGTCCGCGTCATCAGCCAGAACGGCAATCCCCATTTCGTTGCTGAAAAACCATATAAAATAATCGTCGGAAACGAATCTGTAAGCCTTGAAGGCAAGTGGCGCTACCATCTCGGAGCGCAGATGCCACAAGGTCCGGGCATGGAATTCTATTGCTATAAACCGTCCGTGCTCTACAATGCAATGATTTCACCGGTAATAGACTACCCCGTCGCAGGAACTGTCTGGTATCAGGGCGAATCAAACGTAGGCCGTCGCAATGAGTATGGAGCGTTGCTGAAAACAATGATTTCCAACTGGCGCAAGGCATCGGGCGATACAGAGATGCCGTTTTATATTGTAGAACTCGCCGATTTCCTACATCCATCCGACACTGGCGGACGTAAGGCTTGGGCAGAAATGCGTCGCGTACAGGCTGAAGTCGCAGAGGAAACTCCGAATGCAACACTCATCAGAAATTCCGATCTCGGCGAATGGAACGACATTCATCCGCTCGATAAAAAGACACTCGGCCGACGCGTCGCCGATGCAATCATGAAATAA
- a CDS encoding clostripain-related cysteine peptidase, which produces MIEKLLNLLLTVIIACQFTACKDTDEPSPVPKPGEPVERTVLVYMVADNNLGSYNQLNRADLNEMVKGAADGGLNGGRLLVYHNRPGTDRGNVPLLIEVTKQGLDTLKTYPDTPDIYSVEANRMREVLSDMKEYAPASDYGLVFWGHATAWMTHGSYDIDSRASAPVKRSYGSDRNKWMPLTSMRKALDGEYFSFIYFDCCLMGTAEIAYEFRHNTPYIVASPTELEGEGMPYHLNLPAFFATEKPDVVAMATNTFEYYNLRSGNYSCQMTVIDTSALDKLADATREIYLTQTDFPPRLWFVQELSKSHLRFFGNTLDTPGCNDCHPVYDMEAYMEVLTANRPDLLEAWRSALDATVVYKATTSREFTGISIDRYCGLGSYIVRLGNHGDYHGCAHTLWWNDVVSKAPVLNN; this is translated from the coding sequence ATGATTGAAAAGCTTCTGAATCTTTTACTTACAGTAATAATTGCCTGCCAATTTACGGCGTGCAAGGATACGGACGAACCATCGCCCGTCCCCAAGCCTGGCGAACCTGTCGAACGAACGGTACTCGTCTATATGGTGGCCGACAACAATTTAGGCTCATACAACCAGCTTAACCGCGCAGACCTCAACGAGATGGTGAAAGGCGCTGCGGATGGTGGTCTCAATGGGGGCAGACTGCTCGTCTACCACAACCGCCCGGGGACAGACCGAGGAAATGTCCCGCTGCTGATTGAAGTCACCAAACAGGGACTTGACACTCTCAAAACATACCCCGACACTCCCGACATCTATTCGGTTGAGGCCAATCGAATGCGCGAAGTGCTCTCAGACATGAAAGAATATGCACCAGCATCCGATTATGGACTCGTATTCTGGGGACACGCTACCGCATGGATGACCCACGGAAGTTATGACATCGACAGCAGAGCCTCCGCTCCTGTCAAAAGGTCGTATGGCTCTGACCGCAACAAGTGGATGCCACTCACTTCCATGCGCAAGGCTCTTGACGGCGAATACTTCTCTTTCATCTATTTTGACTGCTGCCTCATGGGGACCGCAGAAATCGCCTACGAATTCCGCCACAACACTCCTTATATAGTGGCCTCTCCCACCGAACTTGAAGGCGAAGGAATGCCCTACCATCTGAATCTACCGGCCTTTTTCGCCACGGAAAAACCTGATGTAGTGGCGATGGCTACAAATACATTTGAATACTACAACCTCCGTTCCGGCAACTATAGCTGCCAGATGACAGTCATTGACACCTCCGCACTCGACAAGCTTGCCGATGCCACACGCGAGATATATCTCACACAAACCGATTTTCCGCCACGACTGTGGTTTGTGCAGGAGCTGTCGAAATCGCATCTCAGATTCTTCGGAAACACACTTGACACACCCGGATGCAATGACTGTCACCCCGTCTACGATATGGAAGCCTATATGGAGGTTCTGACTGCCAACCGTCCTGACCTGCTCGAAGCATGGCGGTCGGCACTCGATGCGACAGTCGTCTACAAAGCCACTACATCAAGAGAATTCACAGGCATAAGCATCGACCGCTACTGTGGTCTCGGCTCATACATAGTCCGCCTTGGAAACCACGGAGATTATCACGGCTGCGCACACACTTTATGGTGGAATGACGTAGTATCAAAAGCTCCTGTCCTAAACAACTGA
- a CDS encoding MFS transporter translates to MEASINMSQSQEAKGFYKLSMLQCIGFGSGDLAQNLIYQTISMYLLFFYTNVYGLDPAIAAVMFLIVRIVDVIWDPIVGTFVDKNNPRLGKYRSYLILGGIPLTGFAILCFWNGFSGSLLYAYITYVGLSMCYTLVNVPYGALNASLTRDTAEITKLTSVRMFMANVGGLAVGMGIPFVLRIFDPTETTDMSMNDSAWFATMALYGCVGLGLLIFCFSQCRERVVMDSKETENVKVTDLWMEFVHNRPLRILAFFFVTAFAMMAVGNAAGAYYIQYNLGGSAAELSIFMGLGSIPAFIFMPMIPAIKKMVGKKGMFYIFLIVAIIGMMMLYAISMIEALKQYMILVYIAQFIKSTGVIVATGYMWALVPEVISYGEYTHGRRISGIVNALTGIFYKAGMALGGVVPGLVLAFVGFQKEALTQTPFAQQGILWLVAVIPAILLALAMFIISRYELDDDVIDRINREIESRN, encoded by the coding sequence ATGGAAGCAAGTATCAATATGTCACAGTCACAAGAAGCCAAAGGTTTCTACAAACTCTCCATGCTGCAGTGCATAGGATTCGGCTCAGGCGATCTCGCACAAAATCTGATATATCAGACAATCAGCATGTATCTGCTGTTTTTCTACACCAATGTCTATGGCCTTGACCCCGCCATAGCGGCTGTCATGTTTTTGATTGTACGTATAGTCGACGTAATCTGGGATCCGATTGTAGGAACTTTTGTCGACAAAAATAACCCCCGTCTTGGAAAATACCGCTCCTATCTGATACTTGGAGGCATTCCTCTGACCGGCTTTGCTATCCTCTGTTTCTGGAACGGCTTTTCCGGCTCTCTGCTCTATGCCTATATCACATACGTAGGACTTTCGATGTGCTACACCCTCGTCAACGTACCCTACGGAGCGCTAAACGCATCACTAACACGCGACACGGCTGAAATCACCAAACTGACATCTGTCCGCATGTTCATGGCAAATGTCGGAGGTCTTGCCGTCGGGATGGGTATTCCATTCGTATTGCGCATATTCGACCCTACCGAAACGACCGACATGTCTATGAACGACAGCGCATGGTTCGCTACTATGGCTCTCTATGGCTGCGTCGGACTCGGACTGCTGATTTTCTGCTTCTCTCAGTGCCGCGAACGCGTGGTGATGGATTCAAAAGAAACAGAGAATGTCAAAGTGACAGACCTTTGGATGGAATTTGTCCATAACCGTCCGCTGCGCATTCTCGCATTCTTTTTTGTTACTGCATTTGCCATGATGGCCGTGGGAAATGCAGCTGGCGCATACTATATCCAGTACAACCTCGGAGGTTCTGCCGCCGAACTGTCCATATTCATGGGACTCGGCTCAATCCCGGCTTTCATTTTCATGCCGATGATTCCCGCAATCAAGAAAATGGTCGGCAAGAAAGGCATGTTCTACATATTCCTTATCGTCGCAATCATCGGCATGATGATGCTCTATGCCATATCAATGATCGAAGCCCTGAAACAATACATGATACTCGTATACATAGCCCAGTTCATAAAATCGACAGGTGTCATTGTTGCCACCGGCTATATGTGGGCTCTCGTGCCTGAAGTCATCTCCTATGGAGAATACACCCACGGCCGTCGCATATCAGGCATAGTAAACGCTCTGACCGGTATTTTCTATAAGGCCGGCATGGCTTTGGGTGGTGTAGTCCCCGGCCTGGTCCTCGCATTCGTCGGTTTCCAGAAAGAAGCTCTTACGCAGACACCGTTCGCACAGCAGGGCATTCTCTGGCTTGTGGCTGTTATCCCCGCCATTCTTCTCGCTCTCGCAATGTTCATCATCTCCCGCTATGAACTTGACGACGATGTGATCGACCGTATCAACCGTGAAATCGAATCACGCAATTGA
- the recJ gene encoding single-stranded-DNA-specific exonuclease RecJ — protein sequence MTSKWNYCPLTSDEQEVESGLAKRYAGVPPISELLVQRGISSVEEAEKFFHPSLKDMHDPFLMPDMDKAVHRLNRAMGSKEQIIVYGDYDVDGTTAVALVYKYLRNFYSHIDYLIPTRNEDGYGISKATIDMAARQGVKLFIILDCGIKATEEIEYARSLGIDFIICDHHVPDETLPPAVAILNPKLEGSPYPCPHLSGCGVGYKFMQAFAISNGLGCTDLEGMLDLVAVSIAADIVPMVGENRIMAYHGLKRLNSNPNMGLRAIIRICGLASREITISDVIFKIGPRINASGRMQSGKEAVDLLVSRDIPDAYARAKEIDRYNQDRKELDKQITDEANAILEEQSETLSDKKSIVIYNKNWHKGIIGIVASRLTELYYKPSVVLTYSNGVATGSSRSVQGFDVYRAVESVRDLLENFGGHTYAVGLSLKEENIPEFTRRFEQFVSDNIRPDQLTPQLDIDSYLTFSEITPEFLGLLKQFNPFGLGNNKPVFCTRNVTDFGTSKLVGRHSEHIKLDLVDPTCGKVMNGIVFNSAQLFDHIHSGKPFSICYTIEENKHKGGSAIQLFVKAIHLD from the coding sequence ATGACAAGTAAATGGAATTACTGTCCCCTTACATCCGACGAACAAGAAGTGGAGTCCGGTCTGGCCAAGCGCTATGCCGGCGTACCGCCCATTAGCGAGCTGCTGGTGCAACGGGGCATTTCCTCTGTCGAGGAGGCGGAAAAATTTTTCCACCCGTCGCTGAAGGATATGCACGACCCGTTCCTAATGCCCGACATGGACAAAGCCGTCCACAGGCTTAACCGTGCCATGGGGTCAAAGGAGCAGATTATTGTCTATGGTGATTATGACGTCGACGGAACAACCGCCGTCGCACTCGTCTATAAATACCTGCGCAATTTCTACTCCCATATAGACTACCTTATCCCGACGCGCAACGAGGACGGATATGGTATATCGAAGGCTACCATAGACATGGCTGCCCGTCAAGGGGTCAAGCTCTTCATTATCCTTGATTGCGGCATCAAGGCGACCGAAGAGATAGAATATGCCCGCTCTCTGGGCATCGACTTTATAATCTGCGACCACCACGTGCCCGACGAGACTCTTCCGCCGGCAGTGGCCATACTTAATCCCAAACTCGAAGGGAGTCCTTATCCATGCCCCCATCTTTCGGGATGTGGCGTGGGCTATAAATTCATGCAGGCGTTTGCAATCTCCAACGGACTCGGATGCACCGATCTGGAAGGGATGCTCGATCTTGTGGCCGTATCCATCGCAGCCGACATCGTTCCGATGGTCGGCGAAAACCGCATCATGGCCTACCACGGACTGAAGCGTCTCAACTCCAATCCCAACATGGGACTGCGGGCCATCATCCGAATCTGCGGGCTTGCATCACGCGAAATCACCATCAGCGATGTGATTTTCAAAATCGGTCCGCGCATCAATGCCTCCGGCCGAATGCAGAGCGGAAAAGAGGCCGTCGACCTGCTCGTGTCGCGCGACATACCCGATGCCTATGCCCGTGCAAAGGAAATCGACCGCTATAATCAGGACCGAAAAGAACTTGACAAGCAGATTACCGACGAAGCCAACGCCATCCTTGAAGAACAGAGCGAGACGCTATCAGACAAAAAATCAATTGTCATCTATAACAAGAACTGGCATAAAGGAATCATCGGTATTGTCGCATCACGACTGACAGAGCTTTATTACAAGCCATCGGTCGTGCTGACCTATTCAAACGGCGTGGCGACAGGCTCGTCGCGCTCGGTACAGGGATTTGACGTCTATCGTGCTGTCGAATCGGTCCGCGACCTTCTTGAGAATTTCGGAGGCCATACATATGCAGTAGGACTGTCACTGAAGGAAGAGAATATCCCTGAATTCACCCGGCGCTTCGAGCAGTTTGTCAGCGACAACATTCGCCCCGACCAGCTCACCCCGCAGCTCGACATTGACTCCTATCTGACATTCTCTGAAATCACTCCGGAGTTTCTCGGTCTTCTCAAACAGTTCAATCCCTTCGGCCTGGGCAACAATAAACCGGTCTTCTGCACACGGAATGTCACTGATTTCGGCACATCGAAACTCGTCGGCCGCCACAGCGAGCACATCAAACTTGACCTTGTAGACCCGACATGCGGAAAGGTAATGAACGGAATAGTGTTCAACAGCGCACAGCTGTTCGACCATATCCATTCAGGCAAACCGTTCAGCATCTGCTACACTATCGAGGAAAACAAGCACAAAGGAGGATCTGCCATCCAGCTTTTCGTCAAGGCAATACATCTCGACTGA
- a CDS encoding DUF1593 domain-containing protein — MKNFITFLLSLSVSIFTAKAVTPSIDNTPKPRIVVLTDIAPADVEADDMESLVRLLSHADLFEIEAIITSGGWNSSGGTYPVEWAKFANEVIDAYEKDLPNLMRRSDQTEFKSITKEEQTQNIGYWPSATYLRKRTMMGSRSLGVDKLGKDNDSPGSELLIKLAEEKDSRSIWILVWGGGNTVAQALWKIKNDGDSKRLEKFVDKIRIYSITDQDVDWGQREQHQLSSHKWMRENFGERLMFIWDESAWLSQNYIGASHWKDYETHIQGKGNLGSVYPHYKWGVEGDSPSFFYIMPVGLSNPEDPAQGSYGGYFKKSLSNDKSTVCYNNTSEDVSKISRKYEEYFYPSIFNNFAARMEWAATGKGNRNPIVIVNGQKGLDPVIIKSAENRSVRLDASKSYDPDNDNLKIKWWILPEASNYDGKAVVKDAHTATASLLIPAGDSGKSIHIICEVTDDGNFNLKSYRRVIINVK; from the coding sequence ATGAAAAATTTTATCACCTTCCTACTGTCTTTATCAGTTTCGATATTCACGGCTAAAGCCGTAACACCGTCTATCGACAATACACCTAAACCAAGAATCGTAGTCCTCACCGATATCGCTCCGGCCGATGTAGAGGCCGATGACATGGAATCTTTAGTCCGGCTTCTTTCCCATGCTGATCTTTTTGAAATAGAAGCAATAATTACAAGTGGCGGATGGAATAGCAGCGGTGGAACTTATCCGGTCGAATGGGCTAAATTCGCCAATGAGGTTATTGACGCCTACGAAAAAGACTTGCCTAACCTCATGCGGCGTTCCGACCAGACCGAATTCAAGTCAATCACAAAAGAGGAACAGACCCAAAATATTGGCTACTGGCCAAGCGCGACATACCTGAGAAAACGTACTATGATGGGAAGTCGGTCTCTCGGAGTCGACAAACTTGGAAAGGACAACGATTCTCCCGGATCAGAACTATTGATAAAGCTTGCTGAGGAAAAAGATTCACGGTCAATCTGGATTCTTGTCTGGGGCGGAGGGAATACAGTTGCACAAGCCTTATGGAAGATAAAAAACGATGGTGACAGTAAACGTCTGGAAAAATTTGTTGATAAAATAAGAATCTATTCAATAACCGATCAGGATGTTGACTGGGGACAGCGGGAGCAACATCAGCTTAGCTCCCACAAATGGATGAGAGAAAATTTCGGCGAGCGTTTAATGTTTATATGGGATGAAAGCGCATGGCTCTCTCAAAACTATATCGGAGCGTCTCACTGGAAAGATTATGAGACACATATACAAGGCAAAGGCAACCTCGGCTCTGTATATCCCCACTATAAATGGGGCGTCGAGGGAGACAGCCCGTCTTTTTTCTACATCATGCCTGTAGGACTGAGTAATCCGGAAGACCCGGCACAGGGAAGCTATGGCGGATATTTCAAAAAGTCATTATCCAATGACAAAAGCACCGTATGCTATAATAACACATCGGAAGATGTTTCTAAAATATCCCGGAAGTATGAAGAATATTTCTATCCATCAATCTTCAATAACTTTGCGGCACGAATGGAATGGGCTGCAACGGGAAAAGGAAACAGAAATCCAATAGTCATCGTCAACGGACAAAAAGGTCTCGACCCGGTTATCATCAAATCAGCTGAAAACAGGAGTGTCCGGCTGGATGCCTCAAAATCTTATGACCCGGACAATGATAATCTGAAGATAAAATGGTGGATTCTACCTGAGGCAAGCAACTATGACGGGAAAGCTGTAGTCAAGGATGCTCACACAGCCACAGCATCACTATTAATTCCAGCCGGCGACAGCGGAAAAAGCATCCATATAATTTGCGAAGTCACTGATGACGGGAATTTCAATCTCAAGAGCTATAGAAGAGTGATAATAAACGTAAAATAA
- a CDS encoding mechanosensitive ion channel family protein: MIQFDFLPTDSIPSVKAEESVLKNMSFDQLIDTLVHDIIHFAISLTIAILVFYGGKYIIKKLYNFVVNILSKRNVDPSLSTFIMSLVRIVLYFILIVTVIGILGLETSSFLALFASAGVAIGMALSGTLQNFAGGVLILLLKPFKVGDYIEAQGFAGTVTRIEIFNTIICTADNKSIIIPNGGLSTGSVNNYSTQAYRRVEWKIGIAYGESVEAARELLLGLLAKDERVLQEKPADGPSVAAPVVYLASLDDSAVTLTVRAWVRSADFWGVFFDHNEEFYNAITSNPSLSFPFPQLDIHITGEKEEA; the protein is encoded by the coding sequence ATGATACAATTCGATTTTCTGCCGACTGATTCAATTCCTTCAGTCAAAGCCGAAGAAAGCGTACTTAAAAACATGTCTTTCGATCAGCTCATTGACACGCTTGTCCACGACATCATACATTTCGCTATCTCGCTGACCATAGCCATCCTCGTTTTTTACGGTGGCAAATACATAATCAAGAAGCTCTATAACTTTGTGGTCAACATCCTCTCGAAGCGCAATGTCGATCCGTCGCTGAGCACATTCATAATGAGCCTCGTAAGGATTGTATTATACTTCATCCTTATTGTCACCGTCATCGGCATCCTCGGACTTGAGACAAGTTCGTTCCTCGCGCTGTTTGCCTCGGCCGGTGTCGCAATCGGTATGGCATTGAGCGGAACTTTACAGAATTTTGCCGGAGGAGTGCTAATCCTGCTTCTCAAGCCATTCAAAGTCGGTGACTACATTGAAGCTCAAGGATTTGCCGGAACAGTCACACGCATCGAGATCTTCAACACCATCATCTGTACCGCCGACAACAAATCAATCATCATTCCAAACGGCGGACTTTCGACCGGCAGCGTAAACAACTATTCGACACAAGCATACCGCCGTGTCGAATGGAAAATAGGCATCGCCTACGGCGAGAGCGTCGAGGCGGCCCGCGAACTGCTTCTCGGTCTGCTCGCCAAGGATGAACGAGTCCTTCAGGAGAAACCTGCCGACGGGCCGAGCGTGGCTGCTCCTGTGGTCTATCTCGCCTCACTCGACGACTCCGCTGTGACACTTACAGTCCGCGCATGGGTCAGAAGCGCCGATTTCTGGGGTGTGTTCTTCGACCACAACGAGGAATTCTACAACGCCATCACTTCCAATCCATCACTCTCTTTCCCCTTCCCTCAGCTCGATATACATATTACAGGAGAAAAAGAAGAAGCTTAG
- a CDS encoding DUF1593 domain-containing protein: MRYIFTFFLILVTLITNGKTVKTANNNSDKARLIVTTDLGGADPDDTQSLIHLLTCADGIDLEGIISSPSWVETPDNTSKIREIVDAYANVYENLREHSKSYPSPEVLYPLIVRGQSKPHVSGIGEGKDSPGSELIIKAVDKDDPRPIWLTAWGGMNTIAQAIWKVKNTRSEKDFERFSSKIRIYDVLGQDDAGAWIAKNFPRITYIRNDKIYGWAPDDNWTKNNIQNRGSFGAIYPDRIWATEGDSPAFLYLCANGLNTPEHPDYGGWGGRFDQEKCRNIRGMDFIVKSGKDEAIYDDYYMYGSAPEGVNAINLWKEELYNDFAARMIWSVTPLFKDANHHPTAILNGKRSLAPLILKAKAGKKLKLDAFGSSDPDGDALTYRWFKYDGPSSYKKNVKIDGIENSSCLITIPHDAAGKNIHIILTVSDSGTPKLSSYRRAIIEVK, translated from the coding sequence ATGCGCTACATATTCACATTTTTTCTTATCCTTGTCACGTTAATCACCAATGGAAAGACAGTCAAAACTGCAAACAACAATTCCGACAAGGCAAGGCTCATTGTAACTACTGACCTCGGTGGTGCTGATCCTGATGATACCCAATCCCTAATCCATTTGCTAACGTGCGCAGATGGCATTGACTTAGAAGGTATCATAAGCTCCCCCTCGTGGGTAGAGACTCCTGACAATACTTCAAAAATACGTGAGATTGTGGATGCCTATGCCAACGTATACGAAAACTTGCGCGAACACTCCAAATCTTATCCAAGCCCGGAAGTCCTCTATCCGCTAATAGTCAGAGGACAGAGCAAACCTCATGTTTCAGGAATCGGAGAAGGAAAAGACTCTCCGGGTTCTGAACTGATAATAAAAGCAGTTGACAAAGACGATCCGCGCCCGATATGGCTTACGGCATGGGGAGGCATGAATACAATCGCACAGGCAATATGGAAAGTAAAGAATACACGTTCTGAAAAAGATTTTGAAAGATTCAGTTCTAAAATTCGTATTTACGATGTTCTCGGACAAGATGATGCCGGTGCATGGATAGCTAAAAATTTCCCCCGCATAACATATATACGCAACGACAAAATATACGGTTGGGCACCGGATGACAATTGGACTAAAAACAACATACAAAACCGTGGAAGTTTCGGTGCAATTTATCCTGACAGAATCTGGGCGACAGAAGGCGATTCCCCGGCATTCCTCTACCTTTGCGCAAATGGATTAAATACGCCGGAACATCCTGACTATGGAGGATGGGGAGGACGCTTCGACCAGGAAAAATGCCGTAATATCAGAGGAATGGACTTCATTGTAAAAAGCGGGAAGGATGAAGCTATCTACGACGATTATTATATGTATGGATCAGCTCCGGAGGGAGTCAACGCCATAAATCTATGGAAAGAAGAGCTATACAACGATTTTGCCGCACGCATGATATGGTCTGTCACTCCTCTATTCAAGGATGCCAATCATCACCCGACTGCAATACTGAACGGCAAACGGAGTTTAGCTCCTCTTATCCTCAAAGCCAAGGCAGGTAAAAAACTAAAGCTTGACGCCTTCGGAAGCTCCGATCCGGATGGTGATGCCCTCACCTATCGATGGTTCAAATATGACGGACCAAGCAGCTACAAAAAGAACGTCAAAATTGACGGAATAGAAAATAGTAGTTGTTTAATTACAATCCCGCATGACGCCGCCGGCAAAAATATCCATATCATTCTTACCGTCTCCGATTCAGGAACACCTAAACTAAGCTCCTACCGACGGGCTATCATAGAAGTAAAATAA